The genomic stretch ATTCATCTGCCGTCTGTGCCGCTACTATGGTAGGACTTTCTATATTCTTTGCTGGGCAAAACGTAATTGCCAAGTCTTCTTTATAAATCTCAGCATCTTTAATTGCCTCTGCTCTGGCTTTATAAGAAGCCATATCATTTCTGAAAAACTTCCTAACTCTAACAACATCCGCTCCATTTCTTCTTAAGAATGCTGCCGCTTCAAAAGTTTTTACACCTGTTTTTACTGTAAAGTTTTTGGTATCCACTGTTATACCCGCAAATAAAGCATCTGCTTCTAAAGGTTTGAGCTTGATCTTATCGCCCATATACTGTAAAATCTCTGAAATCATTTCACTCGTAGAGGATGCATAAGGTTCTACATAGCTTAATACAGCATTCTCAATATTTTCTGACCCTACTCTATGGTGATCAAATACAACGATATTGGAGGCTATTTCTAGTAACTCCGGACATTCTGTATAACTTGGTCGATTGACATCCACAACCACTAAAAGTGTGTTCTTATCAACAAGTTGTATAGCCTCATCATCTGTCAAAAATAAATCTTCTTCATACTCAGAATCATTAATGAATGATTCATATAACGGTCTTACAGATGTGGTTATTTCATTTAAAATAATATTGACTTTTTTATTAAAAGTGTGTGCAGCCCTATATATACCAATGGCTGCTCCTAAAGAATCCAAATCTTGTAGTTTATGTCCCATAATAATTACATTTTCTTTAGACTCTAGTAGTTCTCTAAAAGCGTGGGCTTTAACTCTTGTTTTGACTCTTGTACTCTTTTCTACAACTTTTGTTTTTCCACCATAATAATATAATTTCTCTACGTCTTTTATAACCGCTTGGTCTCCGCCTCTTCCTAAAGCTAAATCCATAGACGTCCTTGCATAACTTAGCGTCTCCGAAAATGTTTTACCATTAACACCAATCCCCATACTTAATGTCACAGACATTTCATTTCCAATGTTAATGGCTCTAATGTCATCTAGTATAGAGAATTTATTAGACTGTAAATGATGTAAGTACTTTTGCTGAAAAATAAAGAAGTATTTGTCTTTTTCAAATTTCCTTACAACCGCATCAATATTTTGAGCAAATTTATTAATGTTACGATCGATTAAAGCCACTAATAAAGGTCTTCTCACTTCTTCAATACTTTCTAGTGCTTCTTCAAAGTTATCAATATAAAATAAACCAATGCAAGTTTTTTGATCCACTAATTTTTGTTGAAGTCCTTTTAACCTTGTTTCATCAAACAAATACAAAGCATACATTTCTATATTTTCATTAGATTCTTCATCTGCTTCATCTTTTTTCACATATATATCATTCACTTCAATTTGATAATAATATTCTCCAATTTTAATATGTTCTTTTTTCTCAGTTCCAAATAAAGTCTCTAGGTTAATTTGCTTAACCAATTCATTCACTTTTTTATTTAATATATGATCTTCATCACATAATTCTTCAAATTTTTTGTTATAC from Natranaerovirga hydrolytica encodes the following:
- a CDS encoding DHH family phosphoesterase: MKKTKYLFNTKIEKFFMWPMIYLIIFLVLTVFIYINNKKLGLVSVFFSIIVFVLTVVILYVAKKKLMNEIVNFALDFGVVQKNFLNDFPIPYVVLDREGKVNWYNKKFEELCDEDHILNKKVNELVKQINLETLFGTEKKEHIKIGEYYYQIEVNDIYVKKDEADEESNENIEMYALYLFDETRLKGLQQKLVDQKTCIGLFYIDNFEEALESIEEVRRPLLVALIDRNINKFAQNIDAVVRKFEKDKYFFIFQQKYLHHLQSNKFSILDDIRAINIGNEMSVTLSMGIGVNGKTFSETLSYARTSMDLALGRGGDQAVIKDVEKLYYYGGKTKVVEKSTRVKTRVKAHAFRELLESKENVIIMGHKLQDLDSLGAAIGIYRAAHTFNKKVNIILNEITTSVRPLYESFINDSEYEEDLFLTDDEAIQLVDKNTLLVVVDVNRPSYTECPELLEIASNIVVFDHHRVGSENIENAVLSYVEPYASSTSEMISEILQYMGDKIKLKPLEADALFAGITVDTKNFTVKTGVKTFEAAAFLRRNGADVVRVRKFFRNDMASYKARAEAIKDAEIYKEDLAITFCPAKNIESPTIVAAQTADELLNISGIKASFVFTEIENIIYVSSRSIDDINVQVIMEKLGGGGHLNVAGAQLINFTIEEAFELLKETIDKLIEEGEL